Proteins encoded in a region of the Bacteroidota bacterium genome:
- a CDS encoding T9SS type A sorting domain-containing protein has protein sequence MMRVARIFALMFVSLPLFAQPSTWQTVQERVLDRYCIGCHAVGGYPPAVQTGLLLTADSAYRKLINVTPHNVVALQDSLVRVSTMGGIPGLNKSFFWHKINAPNSINMPQGYGSIMPLGMPFLTMGELAFVNRWISGGAPETGIVAGADTNLFNDTTRFIANFEPLPLPASGIQLHLGPFHIWPAQVHDREFLYFIPYPTSQYVYVNRYQIRYRAGSHHMIVYNYPTGTGSPTPHVYRDIRDSLGNYLPAIFELNNLFPFRFFVGTQTPEVDYNFPTGVALELPRGSGFDMNVHSVNRTSGPRIGEVYVNLHTIDSAAVVHKATPRNFSNTNIFLPPFQTTTISRAFRFNQNTNIIQMWAHAHQRMIEFSVVGVGGAHHGQLLYYTNDWEHPALLSLTTPMRFLAGDSLMLVTTYHNPTSEPIYYGLRSSDEMQFLFFIAYGDSPTEIKEVASSVPHEFRLEQNYPNPFNPTTMIGFRISEYGLVRLEVFDLIGRNVATLVNERLSPGSYSVEWNAGGMPSGHYFYRLTTGTTTLTRKALLIR, from the coding sequence ATGATGCGCGTTGCACGCATTTTTGCGTTGATGTTTGTTTCCCTGCCGCTGTTTGCTCAACCCTCAACCTGGCAAACAGTGCAGGAACGCGTGCTCGACCGCTACTGCATCGGTTGCCACGCCGTCGGTGGTTATCCGCCCGCCGTGCAAACCGGACTTTTGCTCACTGCCGATTCCGCATATCGCAAACTCATCAACGTCACGCCGCATAATGTTGTCGCCCTGCAAGATAGTCTCGTCCGCGTCAGCACGATGGGCGGCATTCCCGGACTCAACAAGAGTTTCTTCTGGCACAAGATCAACGCGCCGAACAGCATCAACATGCCGCAAGGGTACGGCTCTATTATGCCGCTCGGCATGCCGTTTCTCACGATGGGCGAACTTGCGTTCGTCAACCGCTGGATCAGCGGCGGCGCGCCGGAAACGGGCATTGTTGCCGGCGCGGACACGAATCTCTTCAATGACACGACACGGTTCATCGCAAACTTCGAGCCGCTGCCGCTTCCGGCAAGCGGCATCCAGCTTCATCTCGGTCCGTTCCACATCTGGCCTGCGCAGGTTCATGATCGGGAATTCCTCTACTTCATTCCCTACCCGACATCGCAGTATGTGTACGTGAACCGCTACCAGATCCGTTACCGCGCCGGGAGCCATCACATGATTGTGTACAACTACCCGACAGGCACCGGTTCGCCGACGCCGCATGTGTATCGTGATATCCGCGATTCACTCGGCAACTATCTTCCTGCCATCTTCGAGCTGAACAACCTCTTCCCCTTCCGCTTTTTTGTCGGAACACAAACGCCGGAAGTCGACTATAATTTCCCAACGGGCGTTGCGCTGGAATTGCCGCGGGGATCAGGGTTTGACATGAACGTTCATTCGGTGAACAGAACGAGCGGGCCGCGCATCGGCGAAGTGTATGTGAACCTGCATACCATCGACTCCGCCGCCGTTGTGCACAAGGCAACGCCGAGAAATTTCTCGAACACGAACATCTTTCTGCCGCCGTTTCAGACAACCACGATCAGCAGGGCGTTCCGGTTCAATCAGAACACAAACATCATCCAGATGTGGGCGCATGCGCATCAGAGGATGATCGAGTTCAGCGTTGTCGGTGTCGGAGGGGCGCATCACGGACAGCTTTTGTATTACACCAACGACTGGGAACATCCGGCGCTGCTTTCACTCACAACGCCGATGCGATTTCTCGCAGGCGACAGCCTCATGCTGGTCACCACCTATCACAACCCGACAAGCGAGCCGATTTACTACGGTTTGCGCAGCAGCGATGAGATGCAGTTTCTGTTCTTCATCGCCTACGGCGATTCGCCGACGGAGATCAAGGAGGTTGCTTCATCCGTGCCGCATGAGTTCCGGCTTGAGCAGAACTATCCGAATCCCTTCAACCCGACGACGATGATCGGATTTCGGATTAGTGAATATGGATTGGTGAGACTTGAAGTGTTCGACCTCATCGGGAGGAACGTGGCAACATTGGTGAATGAGAGATTGAGTCCCGGAAG
- a CDS encoding PDZ domain-containing protein: MKRMLFLITISLVVLTHTACSVRPGDEKRKTQSTYIYLDGKDRGWLGVSIENISSNLARKKDLKSRDGAYVRNVEEESPAEAAGIHEGDVITEYDGKKIYDSNDLIEEVRSTKPGKEVFVTVLRDGDKKSLKATIDKAPRSLTVIPRVPTPPRFRIEPPLSLMRSSALYGLTLENLNKQLGEYFGAPDGKGVLVKNVKRDSEAEKAGFKAGDVIVKIGKESIRRIDDIHYVLEDYKSGDKADVEVLRKGSAQKLTLTVRSRDRDVSEYYFHHGDDVILDLLSPEDHDRFREEMLKLENNLGKMRLDLQDSMKDLKENLRKKIRDVRISINV, from the coding sequence ATGAAACGTATGCTGTTTCTTATTACAATCTCGCTGGTAGTACTCACCCACACGGCGTGCAGTGTCCGGCCGGGCGATGAAAAGAGAAAGACCCAATCGACGTACATCTATTTAGATGGGAAGGATCGGGGCTGGCTCGGCGTTTCCATTGAGAATATCTCATCCAATCTTGCCAGAAAAAAGGACTTGAAATCGAGAGATGGCGCATACGTCAGAAATGTTGAGGAGGAAAGTCCGGCGGAAGCAGCAGGCATCCATGAAGGCGATGTTATCACCGAGTACGACGGCAAGAAGATCTACGACAGCAATGACCTGATTGAGGAAGTACGCAGCACCAAACCCGGCAAAGAGGTGTTTGTGACGGTACTTCGTGACGGGGATAAGAAATCGCTGAAGGCGACAATCGACAAGGCGCCCCGCTCGCTGACGGTTATTCCGCGGGTACCCACACCGCCGCGTTTCCGTATTGAGCCGCCTCTCTCGCTTATGCGATCATCGGCATTGTACGGGCTGACGCTCGAAAATCTTAATAAACAATTGGGCGAGTACTTCGGCGCGCCGGATGGGAAAGGCGTTCTTGTCAAGAATGTCAAACGCGACAGCGAGGCGGAGAAAGCAGGATTCAAAGCGGGGGATGTGATCGTCAAGATCGGCAAGGAGAGCATCCGCCGGATTGACGATATCCATTATGTTCTTGAGGATTACAAGAGCGGCGACAAGGCGGATGTCGAAGTTCTCCGAAAAGGAAGCGCGCAGAAGCTTACGCTGACGGTACGCAGCCGGGATCGTGATGTCAGCGAGTACTACTTCCATCACGGCGACGATGTGATCCTTGATCTTTTGTCGCCGGAAGACCATGACAGGTTCCGTGAAGAGATGCTGAAATTGGAGAATAACCTCGGCAAGATGAGGCTGGACTTGCAGGACTCGATGAAGGATCTGAAGGAGAACCTGAGAAAGAAAATTCGTGATGTACGAATCAGCATAAACGTATAA
- a CDS encoding HEAT repeat domain-containing protein codes for MKRSHILFLAALVLSAPYADAQAVYSTTPRPFLADASALGEGENEKDPAYKTYKEGYTFILADKWNEAMKKFAEVSAKFPKSEYLDDAAYWSAYAQKRLDRTKGLAAYEKFINDFPDSRYVDDAVADVNDNIVIVAPDGKNLKVKTGSGSYTYSIGTTMRESEKAMREAELAMRKVQRGMLRTPRPPRAPVAWSMGGFTSKTKDLDPKTRIKLDAIRALGESGSDKEAFATLKEIALDKSQAEIVRTTALESLSDFQKFEVLPVLIDVARTDASDEVQVTALYTIADLRVDKNKSTDALISLFNGYPKAKEKQLQTALYAIADVGNDKSVDFLVRVATTNDNYDLRSDAVYYLGSIGNEKSRAALMQILKSK; via the coding sequence ATGAAACGATCACACATTCTTTTTCTTGCGGCGCTTGTATTGTCCGCACCATACGCGGATGCGCAAGCCGTGTATTCCACCACTCCCCGTCCGTTTCTTGCGGATGCTTCGGCACTCGGCGAAGGCGAGAATGAAAAGGATCCTGCATACAAGACGTACAAGGAAGGGTACACGTTTATTCTCGCTGATAAATGGAACGAGGCGATGAAGAAGTTCGCCGAAGTGAGTGCCAAGTTTCCCAAAAGTGAATACCTCGACGATGCGGCCTATTGGTCTGCCTATGCGCAAAAAAGGCTCGACAGAACCAAGGGACTCGCGGCATACGAAAAGTTCATCAATGATTTCCCCGACAGTCGTTACGTTGATGACGCGGTTGCAGATGTGAATGACAACATCGTGATCGTCGCCCCCGACGGGAAAAATCTCAAGGTGAAAACCGGCTCCGGCTCGTACACCTACAGCATCGGAACAACCATGCGCGAAAGCGAGAAGGCGATGCGTGAAGCCGAACTCGCCATGCGCAAGGTACAGCGCGGCATGTTGCGAACACCGAGACCACCCAGAGCGCCCGTTGCGTGGTCGATGGGAGGTTTCACATCAAAGACAAAAGATCTAGACCCGAAAACGCGTATCAAACTCGATGCAATCCGGGCGTTGGGCGAGTCGGGCAGCGACAAAGAAGCGTTTGCGACGTTGAAGGAGATTGCACTTGACAAATCCCAGGCGGAGATCGTCCGGACGACGGCGCTGGAGTCGTTGAGCGATTTCCAGAAGTTTGAGGTACTGCCGGTGCTGATCGATGTTGCCCGGACAGATGCGAGCGATGAAGTCCAGGTTACCGCCCTCTACACAATCGCCGATTTGCGGGTAGATAAGAACAAATCCACCGATGCGCTGATTAGCCTGTTCAACGGCTACCCGAAGGCAAAAGAGAAGCAGCTCCAAACCGCCCTCTATGCCATTGCCGATGTCGGCAATGACAAGTCGGTGGATTTTCTCGTCCGCGTGGCAACGACAAACGACAATTATGATCTGCGCAGCGATGCCGTGTACTATCTCGGCAGCATCGGCAACGAAAAATCACGGGCCGCGCTGATGCAAATTCTGAAAAGCAAATAA
- a CDS encoding zf-HC2 domain-containing protein, with the protein MKHSAIQNLLYDFVQNELNESDRKTVEQHLSSCTRCSNELSELRKTLAILPRPASQPEEIRDEAFWQSLAVNIEREIRLQRVPKRDRVTSFIEQVRSFFALRPAYAFSAGAALAGIVAAVILFRPQDESSMLVTEKNTLPEETLMMPTASESQQRISDYFRKSKVLLVGLANLKTEDEQNIDLSNERTVSRSLVHEARFLQQQPLDGRSARLIRDLEKIMIELANLEETTDLPNVELIRSGIRQENLLFKIRMAAASYDTNQTSQSGRIY; encoded by the coding sequence ATGAAGCATTCTGCTATTCAGAATCTGTTGTATGATTTTGTTCAGAACGAATTGAACGAAAGCGATCGCAAAACGGTCGAACAGCATCTCTCATCCTGCACGCGATGCTCAAACGAGTTGAGCGAACTGCGTAAGACTCTTGCGATACTTCCGCGTCCGGCTTCACAACCGGAAGAAATTCGGGACGAGGCATTCTGGCAGTCACTTGCCGTAAATATCGAGCGGGAAATTCGCCTGCAACGCGTACCGAAACGCGACAGGGTCACTTCGTTCATTGAGCAGGTTCGTTCATTCTTTGCGTTGCGTCCAGCTTACGCATTCAGCGCCGGAGCTGCGTTGGCCGGCATTGTTGCTGCCGTGATCCTTTTCCGCCCGCAAGACGAATCTTCGATGCTTGTTACAGAGAAGAATACGTTGCCCGAAGAGACACTGATGATGCCGACAGCAAGCGAATCCCAGCAGCGCATCAGTGATTATTTCCGCAAATCGAAAGTTCTTCTCGTCGGCCTTGCCAATCTGAAAACCGAAGACGAGCAAAACATCGATCTCAGCAACGAGCGGACGGTTTCCCGCAGCCTTGTGCACGAGGCGAGGTTTCTTCAGCAGCAGCCGCTGGACGGGCGTTCGGCGCGGCTCATCCGCGATCTTGAGAAGATCATGATCGAATTGGCGAATCTCGAAGAAACAACCGATCTCCCGAATGTCGAGCTGATTCGCAGCGGCATCCGGCAAGAGAATTTGTTGTTCAAGATCAGAATGGCGGCAGCGTCGTACGACACAAATCAAACAAGTCAATCCGGGCGAATCTATTAG
- a CDS encoding RNA polymerase sigma factor, with protein MAAAEEPVLPARERGEQQLIQQAKEGDGGAFRLLMDRHLRQAYNIAYRFTGNHDSAEDVTQEAFVKVYAALPSFRGDAEFSTWLHRIVVNVALTRKRLDKNRIERHVPLEEMQSGADCEHHEEIVVKERQAYIERALHELPTLQRAVVILRHMNGLSTRQVSDILRCSEGTVKTHLFRGLKKMRSRLEHLQEGLV; from the coding sequence ATGGCGGCTGCTGAAGAGCCCGTTCTGCCGGCGCGAGAGCGTGGCGAACAGCAACTTATCCAACAAGCAAAGGAAGGAGACGGCGGTGCGTTCCGTCTGCTGATGGATCGTCACCTCCGGCAGGCATACAATATCGCGTACCGGTTCACGGGCAATCATGACAGTGCGGAGGATGTGACGCAGGAGGCGTTTGTCAAAGTGTATGCGGCGCTGCCGTCGTTCCGTGGTGACGCGGAATTCAGCACATGGCTTCATCGGATTGTTGTGAACGTGGCGTTGACAAGAAAGCGGCTCGACAAGAACAGAATCGAGCGGCACGTGCCGTTGGAAGAGATGCAAAGCGGGGCCGATTGCGAACATCATGAAGAGATTGTGGTGAAGGAACGGCAGGCATACATTGAGCGGGCATTGCACGAACTGCCAACGCTGCAACGGGCGGTGGTGATACTTCGGCACATGAACGGACTTTCCACACGGCAGGTAAGCGACATTCTGCGATGCTCGGAGGGGACAGTGAAGACACATTTGTTCAGAGGATTGAAGAAGATGAGAAGCAGGCTTGAACACTTGCAGGAGGGGTTGGTATGA
- a CDS encoding PepSY-associated TM helix domain-containing protein: MAEFKWRKWNNILHRDIGYVVVALTLIYGISGLAVNHIADWNPNYKIEKEIITISPITTTDREQIVAEAISKLNLTGEPKNTFRPDPETLQLFYDKKTYSVDLPTGNVLLESTRPRRVLFEMNQLHVNAPKKAWTIIADLFAVALIMMAITGMFMLKGPTGITGRGKWFVGIGVLIPLLYWVYYMNFQ, translated from the coding sequence ATGGCAGAATTCAAATGGCGTAAGTGGAACAACATCCTTCATCGCGACATCGGCTACGTTGTTGTTGCGCTGACATTGATCTACGGCATCTCGGGTCTCGCGGTAAACCATATTGCTGACTGGAATCCGAACTACAAAATCGAGAAGGAGATCATTACTATTTCTCCGATCACGACAACCGATCGTGAGCAAATTGTCGCTGAAGCCATCTCCAAACTCAATCTCACCGGAGAACCGAAAAACACATTCCGTCCCGACCCTGAAACGTTGCAACTCTTCTACGACAAGAAAACCTACTCCGTTGATTTGCCGACGGGGAATGTACTGCTCGAATCTACCCGTCCGCGCCGCGTTCTCTTCGAGATGAACCAGCTCCACGTGAACGCCCCCAAGAAAGCGTGGACCATCATCGCCGATCTGTTTGCCGTTGCGTTGATCATGATGGCCATTACCGGCATGTTCATGCTCAAAGGTCCGACAGGCATCACGGGCCGGGGAAAATGGTTTGTGGGCATCGGAGTCCTCATTCCGCTGCTGTACTGGGTGTATTACATGAATTTCCAGTAG
- a CDS encoding DUF4920 domain-containing protein, producing the protein MNYKHVLSIAVTIVLVSSMVIAGPKNYGKKLTLKEKTKVSDILANPEQYNGKKILVEGAVVDVCANRGCWIKVASDKEFESIRFKVDDGVIVFPMDAKGKTALAEGVISVKKYTVEELIEQGKHHAEEQGEEFDPSTVTGPKTVVQIMGEGAVIK; encoded by the coding sequence GTGAATTACAAACACGTTCTGTCAATCGCCGTGACTATCGTGCTCGTCAGCTCGATGGTAATAGCCGGCCCTAAAAACTACGGCAAGAAGCTGACCCTCAAAGAGAAAACAAAAGTCTCCGACATCCTCGCCAATCCCGAACAATACAATGGCAAGAAAATCCTTGTTGAAGGCGCCGTTGTTGACGTCTGCGCCAACCGCGGCTGCTGGATCAAAGTCGCAAGCGACAAGGAATTCGAGTCCATCCGCTTCAAAGTTGATGACGGCGTGATCGTCTTCCCGATGGATGCAAAAGGAAAGACGGCTCTTGCCGAAGGAGTCATTTCGGTGAAGAAGTACACGGTTGAAGAACTCATCGAGCAGGGGAAACATCACGCAGAGGAGCAAGGCGAGGAATTTGATCCTTCCACAGTTACCGGCCCCAAGACGGTTGTGCAGATCATGGGTGAAGGCGCGGTGATAAAGTAG
- a CDS encoding sterol desaturase family protein encodes MSKNYVSNKDESARLFKSNFLEFFSHVHPSIPLIVYIPVMAYFLYQASINPSMTNGGIVGLFFAGLFFWTLAEYLLHRFVFHYEPTSEWGKYLHFMMHGVHHDYPNDSLRLVMPPVVSIPLALLFYYLFVAVLGVAYTAPFFAGFILGYMIYDSWHYASHHFALKSSGWLWLKQYHMLHHYQDPQTRYGVSSPLWDYVFGTTAGKEKETTVEV; translated from the coding sequence ATGTCAAAGAATTATGTATCGAACAAAGACGAGTCGGCCCGGCTTTTCAAGAGTAATTTTTTAGAATTTTTCTCCCACGTCCATCCGAGCATTCCGCTGATCGTCTACATTCCCGTGATGGCCTATTTTCTTTACCAGGCATCGATCAATCCTTCGATGACGAACGGTGGCATTGTAGGCTTGTTTTTTGCCGGATTGTTTTTCTGGACGCTCGCCGAATACCTGCTTCACCGCTTTGTATTCCACTACGAGCCGACGTCCGAGTGGGGCAAGTACCTGCACTTCATGATGCACGGCGTTCATCACGACTATCCGAACGATTCGTTGCGACTCGTGATGCCGCCTGTTGTCAGCATACCGCTGGCACTTCTCTTCTACTATCTCTTCGTGGCGGTGCTGGGAGTCGCGTATACGGCCCCCTTCTTTGCGGGCTTCATTCTCGGCTACATGATTTATGATTCGTGGCACTACGCATCGCATCATTTCGCATTGAAGTCTTCGGGCTGGTTGTGGCTGAAGCAGTATCACATGCTGCACCACTACCAGGATCCTCAGACGCGTTACGGCGTCAGCTCGCCGCTGTGGGATTATGTGTTTGGAACGACGGCAGGGAAGGAAAAGGAAACGACAGTAGAAGTCTGA
- a CDS encoding 4Fe-4S binding protein, with the protein MRIENLGTTLTVEEVAETVDIVKLARKADPKKKIKKLPRELRKEKINYSAEPSFVKRLVLRWKEDAQFQRSAVQLAFALLCIWIGVEFYLFMQWGMSGGTEQFFERPPGAEGFLPISALMSLKHWVLSGSLNPIHPSSVFILLAIIAVSLALRKSFCSWLCPIGTLSESLWMLGKKIFKRNFTVWRWLDYPLRSLKYLLLYFFVNAIWQMDLFSLENFIHSPYNKVADIKMYLFFADISTFALWTIIILMVFSIFIKNFWCRFLCPYGALLGIAGWLSPLKITRNKSTCIDCELCTKACPSNINVHRIGNLRKSSPTGRVWSDECISCMQCVQACPAKNTLDVRPGAKSKNAVPTWVYGTLVAGVFVAITGLAMLTGKWQNAISREEYQRRFQELDKPVYNHFRGDVPDYGPKD; encoded by the coding sequence ATGAGAATAGAGAATTTAGGAACGACACTGACGGTTGAAGAGGTGGCAGAAACCGTTGACATAGTCAAGCTTGCACGTAAGGCCGACCCCAAAAAGAAAATCAAGAAATTGCCGCGTGAGTTGCGGAAAGAGAAAATCAACTACTCCGCGGAACCCTCTTTCGTCAAGCGGCTCGTCCTTCGATGGAAAGAGGATGCGCAATTCCAGCGATCGGCTGTGCAGCTTGCGTTTGCGCTGCTTTGCATCTGGATCGGGGTCGAGTTCTATCTGTTCATGCAATGGGGAATGTCCGGCGGAACGGAGCAGTTTTTCGAGCGACCGCCGGGCGCAGAAGGATTTCTCCCCATCAGCGCGCTGATGAGTCTGAAACACTGGGTTCTCTCGGGCTCACTGAACCCAATTCATCCCTCTTCGGTGTTCATTCTACTTGCCATCATCGCCGTAAGTCTTGCGCTGAGAAAATCATTCTGCAGTTGGCTCTGCCCGATCGGCACGCTGAGCGAATCGTTATGGATGTTGGGGAAGAAAATCTTCAAGCGTAACTTCACAGTATGGCGTTGGCTGGATTATCCGCTTCGTTCTCTCAAGTATCTTCTCCTCTACTTCTTCGTCAATGCAATCTGGCAGATGGACTTGTTCAGTCTGGAGAATTTCATCCACAGTCCGTACAACAAAGTTGCGGATATCAAGATGTATCTCTTCTTTGCCGACATCTCCACATTTGCCCTCTGGACGATCATCATCCTGATGGTGTTTTCGATCTTTATCAAGAATTTTTGGTGCAGATTTCTTTGTCCGTACGGAGCGTTGTTGGGAATCGCCGGCTGGCTGAGCCCGTTGAAAATCACGCGCAACAAATCGACGTGCATCGACTGCGAACTCTGCACGAAAGCGTGTCCCTCGAATATCAACGTTCACAGAATCGGAAATCTCAGAAAGAGCAGCCCAACGGGACGCGTCTGGAGCGACGAGTGCATCAGTTGCATGCAGTGCGTGCAGGCGTGTCCGGCAAAGAACACGCTCGATGTTCGCCCCGGCGCAAAAAGCAAGAACGCCGTTCCGACGTGGGTGTACGGAACGCTGGTGGCCGGAGTATTTGTTGCGATAACGGGACTTGCAATGCTCACGGGAAAGTGGCAGAACGCGATCAGCAGAGAAGAATACCAACGGCGGTTCCAGGAACTGGACAAACCCGTGTATAACCACTTCCGCGGCGACGTTCCTGACTACGGACCGAAGGATTGA
- a CDS encoding Rrf2 family transcriptional regulator, whose protein sequence is MSILFSRQCEYAIQGVLYLALKPEGEMTSIKELTKRLDIPYHFLGKILQRLAGTGLLTSLKGPTGGFALGRKAKDITLFDVVNAIDGADFTKNCVMGFPECSGKNPCSVHETWGRMRDEIYDMLVRKNIAEMAKDMKKTEYRSARS, encoded by the coding sequence ATGAGCATCCTTTTCAGCCGCCAATGTGAATACGCCATCCAGGGCGTTCTCTATCTTGCCCTCAAACCCGAAGGCGAAATGACATCCATTAAAGAACTCACCAAACGGCTCGACATTCCATACCACTTTCTAGGAAAAATTCTTCAGCGATTGGCGGGTACGGGACTGCTGACGTCGCTCAAAGGCCCGACAGGCGGATTCGCGCTCGGCAGGAAAGCAAAGGACATCACATTGTTTGATGTTGTCAACGCTATTGATGGGGCTGACTTCACAAAGAACTGCGTAATGGGGTTTCCGGAATGTTCCGGAAAGAATCCCTGCTCGGTGCATGAAACGTGGGGGAGAATGCGGGATGAAATCTATGACATGCTCGTCAGGAAGAACATAGCGGAAATGGCAAAGGATATGAAGAAAACAGAGTATCGTTCTGCCCGTTCCTGA
- the trxA gene encoding thioredoxin, which translates to MEYDVRDFTSEVIERSKEIPVLVDFWAEWCGPCKILGPVLERLAAQANGAWQLAKVNTEELPDVAAQYNIRSIPNVKLFVDGKVETEFVGALPEPMVKQWLAKNIPGKYRKSVEQAEHFIQEGNSQQAQQLLEDVVLHEPGNHKARALLARLLVFTDRGKALSLVTDIEQDSEAYDLAEAIRTFARLAEIAGSDDRLPEEDVKGEYLSAIRRMELGDFAAALEGFISVIRTNRYYDDDGSRKACIAIFKILGEEHGITQNFRREFSRALY; encoded by the coding sequence ATGGAGTATGATGTAAGAGATTTCACATCTGAAGTTATTGAGCGAAGCAAGGAGATTCCCGTACTGGTTGATTTTTGGGCGGAGTGGTGCGGGCCGTGCAAAATCCTGGGTCCCGTACTAGAACGACTTGCGGCTCAGGCAAACGGAGCCTGGCAGCTTGCGAAGGTGAACACGGAAGAACTCCCCGACGTTGCCGCGCAATACAATATCCGCAGCATACCGAATGTGAAGTTGTTTGTTGATGGCAAAGTCGAAACCGAATTTGTCGGCGCTTTGCCGGAGCCGATGGTGAAGCAATGGCTGGCAAAGAACATACCGGGCAAATACAGAAAGTCCGTTGAACAGGCAGAACACTTTATACAGGAAGGCAACTCGCAACAAGCGCAACAACTTCTAGAAGACGTGGTTCTGCATGAACCCGGGAATCACAAAGCGCGGGCCCTTCTTGCCCGGCTTCTCGTTTTCACCGATCGGGGCAAGGCGCTTTCGCTTGTTACGGACATCGAGCAGGACTCGGAAGCATATGATCTGGCCGAAGCAATCCGGACATTTGCGCGCCTCGCAGAGATCGCCGGGAGCGACGATCGGCTCCCCGAGGAGGATGTGAAGGGCGAGTATCTTTCAGCCATCAGGAGGATGGAATTGGGTGATTTTGCCGCCGCGCTCGAGGGCTTCATTAGCGTGATTCGGACCAACCGCTATTACGACGATGACGGCTCGCGCAAGGCGTGCATTGCTATATTCAAGATTTTAGGGGAAGAACACGGGATTACGCAGAACTTCAGGCGCGAGTTCAGCAGGGCGTTGTATTGA
- a CDS encoding zinc ribbon domain-containing protein, with protein MPAYAYFCNDCKREFTVFLTMTEHEKGTPPACTNCGSKNVVAEYSGATVITSKKS; from the coding sequence ATGCCAGCCTATGCATATTTCTGCAACGATTGCAAGAGAGAATTTACCGTGTTCCTGACAATGACCGAGCATGAGAAAGGAACTCCTCCCGCATGCACCAACTGCGGCAGCAAGAATGTTGTTGCCGAATACTCCGGCGCAACGGTCATTACCTCGAAGAAGAGTTGA
- a CDS encoding c-type cytochrome, with protein MKYVVAAITLCCILSLSTAQQRATEWGGKANIERGRYIAEHVALCIQCHTPRDGNGELILSRSFEGAAIPVAKPAQLRVWAEFAPRIAGLPQYSDEQLIRLLTTGIGREGKPLRSPMPTFKLSWQDAADIAVYLRSIK; from the coding sequence ATGAAGTATGTTGTCGCGGCAATTACCCTTTGTTGCATTCTATCACTAAGCACAGCCCAGCAAAGAGCAACTGAATGGGGCGGAAAGGCAAATATTGAACGCGGACGGTACATCGCCGAACATGTTGCTCTTTGCATCCAGTGCCATACACCCCGCGACGGAAACGGCGAGTTGATTCTTTCGCGCTCATTCGAAGGTGCAGCAATCCCCGTTGCTAAACCGGCGCAGCTGCGTGTGTGGGCCGAGTTTGCGCCGCGCATCGCCGGCTTGCCGCAGTATTCCGATGAACAACTCATCAGGCTTCTCACGACTGGAATTGGGAGGGAAGGAAAACCGTTGCGTTCACCGATGCCGACGTTCAAGTTGTCATGGCAGGACGCAGCCGATATCGCCGTCTATCTCAGATCAATAAAGTAA
- a CDS encoding VOC family protein — MARVVHFEIQAANPDRAIEFYSNLFDWKFQKFPGNTPYWLISTGSPEEPGIDGGLLPRNGSLPAEGAAVNCYVCTVQVSSVDESVKKATERGGMNVVPKMAIPGVGWLAYCKDPEGNIFGVMQPDTSAA, encoded by the coding sequence ATGGCTCGTGTCGTTCACTTTGAAATCCAGGCCGCCAATCCCGATCGGGCGATTGAGTTCTACTCAAACCTCTTCGATTGGAAATTTCAGAAATTTCCCGGCAACACTCCCTACTGGCTGATCTCCACCGGTTCCCCGGAGGAACCCGGAATCGACGGGGGGTTACTGCCGCGAAACGGAAGCCTGCCTGCAGAGGGAGCTGCCGTGAATTGCTACGTATGCACAGTCCAGGTTTCGTCGGTGGATGAGAGTGTGAAGAAAGCCACAGAGAGAGGCGGCATGAATGTCGTGCCGAAGATGGCAATTCCCGGCGTCGGATGGCTTGCCTATTGCAAGGATCCTGAAGGGAACATCTTTGGCGTCATGCAACCCGACACGTCGGCTGCGTAG